CAACTCGAGCTGCGCTGTCAGCTTATTGACAGTGTCATCATCCGGGGACGTGACGAATTCCACGGCGGAGGGCGGGCCTGACGCGGCCTCCCCCGTCTCCGTGTTGACGCCGTTGACGCTGCTTTCCGAAAGCCGCACTATGTCCTGCTTCAGCTTTTTGTTCTCTTGACGAAGCTGGAAAGAAAAGACTTGAATCACCACATAGAgctaggcctccaacaagatggagcgacgacttggttaagatcgcgggatcgcggtggatgcggaaagcacaagaccggtctgagtggagagccttgggggaggcctatgtccagcagtggacgtctttcggctgacatgatgatgatgatgatgaccacatAGAGAAACGATTACAGGTACATAAGCAACGTGAACGTGTTTTATAGTAGGGAATGTGCAGgcactatttttatttgttcatatATCTTAACTAGCTGTTGCGGCGACTCTGTCTGTgaataactaataatttaattattaggtTTTAACTGGGCCTTTCTCTTAAAAGTTGTACCCCTAACTTTTTTCTgggattttgaattttttatgttacatctactcagaatcacgagtactatcgattttaataggtaaaaaaaagtgtcccaaaatTTTGTATTCCATTCCGTTACCTTTCCTATATACACTTATATGAGAGTAACGGAACggaagtacaaaaaatatatgcaaattttggaacactttttttcacctattaaaatcgatagtactcgtgattctgagtagatgtatcataaaaatttaaaaatcccAGAAAATAGGGGTAGGTACAACTTTTAAGAGAAAGACCCAATTATATTAAAGCCGTAGGCTCACGGTGGGAGGCAGGGCGGACGCTTCCAGCTAAAGCAACTGGAGTTCTATGGGGTAGATCTATGTCCAATagcgactgatatgatgatcatcatcatcatctcagcctatatacgtcccactgctgggcacaggcctcctctcagaacaagagggcttgggccatagttcccacgcgggcccagtgcggattgggaacttcacacgcaccattgaattgctttatatgatgatgatatgaagATATTCATAGTATAAAAATCATTGGGAACCTCTGTGTTAGCTAAATTTATCTGTCTGTAGTACAAAGAATGGAAAACTGCGCACAACTTATTGGCATCAGCAATACGTTGCCCTCAAACTTATCCAACTTTaagccatattgtctaacattTCCATTACAATCATTTTCACTATTTCTTTGTGTCACACGGTTATGTAAgacgaaggtagaaagagacggtaaaTGCGATCGGGatcgtcagcgcgttagacaatacaatacaataaaatacaaatattctttattgcacaccataaatcagtacaaaaaacttataatataaacacttagattcagggtagacaataggcggtcttatcgcttaaaagcgatctcttccagacaaccatttgggtacaagaacttatggttatgtcaaacaaaaataggtggcggaaacagaaacagaaaacaagagcaaacaaaaaaacaataatattaaaataaatctgaTTCTGAAGTCGGGGCACAtaacgtcacgccgtgctaagtGTCGCACGACGTGGCATCAAGCAGAATTTTAACTGGTGAAAAGCTCATcactttttgtttaattgacaaaagaataacctaaccaacaaaaatttggaaaacccccgacattgtcacttcaaagttcaatatctcaaaaacggctgagccgattttgatgaaacatgtctaagaaccatcgctagaaaatctgctttcaaataaaaaaacccgcaatcaaatcggttcacccgtttaagcgctacggttccacagacacacatagcggtcaaacttataacacccctctttttgctagGCTTTTTTAACGTgcccaatattttctaataatctaagaCCGACTAAAATAGATGTTTTTAAGACACTAGTCTATTCATTGGTTAATTCTGCACTCCTCCACATTCGAAGGGCATGGACTCACCCTTTCCACTAGCTCTTTGGTCTCCTCAAACTTCTCCTTGTGCAGCGAATGGGTCTTCATCATATCCTCCTGGCAGGAGGCGATCAGCAAGAACTGATCCTTCATGGAATCGTTATTCTGTTTCAGAGTTTCCTTGAGAAGCACATTCTCATCCAGTATTTCCCCGAAACGCTTCTGCAGTTCCTCTGTGCTTTTGTCCTCGGAAATTATGTTGCTGGCTACCATCAGGGATGCTGGTGAAGGCtggaaaaaaaatgaagtattttAGCTATGGACTTCCCTCTGGAAGGAAAGGGGAACGAGATCTGTGTATGAAAAAACTGTCCGGCGAAAGGTTTTAAATAGGTAGCAAAGGAGTAAATTCTAAAGAAAACCTTACATATCGACAAACAAGTCTGGCTAATTTTTGTGGTAAGGTACCTCTGAAAGCAGCGGCCAGGCCtcgtgacttaaaaaaaaattgcccacCTGGAAAATCTTTTGGTCAGCCTTGCTTTGAACAGACCGCGAAAATTCAATCATCATCGacgttttaaatatatttactaaattatttaagaCATTCTTGCTACTCTTGTGCAATTTTGAGGGATTTGAAacttcagggctactacgaaattcgaaagccgaagttcgtgtcgttcggtccctctgacacttactatatttaatacgagagcgagagggacggtacgatacaaacttcgatttcgAACTTCGGTGTAGGCCCTCTGTTATGTAGCGCTTAAAGGTCTACCCGGCCGAATTCAATGtctttggttgtttttttttaatttggtttaCTTACTGGTATTTCAAAAAagatacaaacaaataaattatttttccctGAACCCTTTTCTCGAGGTAACATCCGCATAGACGCTTATTGTGCAACGCTTAGACATGAAACTTTAACCAATAGTGCATAATGATGTATTCTTCAGTTATGTCAGccaatttttaaatgatatagtttttgagaaatcgATATTCGGACGGGATCGCTTAGGGTCTTCCCAcacctatcgacgcggaatcggcaaaAGCCGTCAATTTGTTACTATAATTGTCACGCGGCGTAAACTGAATCCGACTTATAATAGAGATCTACTTGAGGTAtagtattgtttaaaataatcttGCCTACGACTGAAAGCGCGATGGTCTTATTTTGTAATGTCATAACCGCCAATCGCGCGCACTCGAAATAACACCTTAATTTTCGTGACATAACGCTGCATGTAACGAAAATTGAAATGTTCTTAAGTacattatgtgtttttttttccttactAGACGCACGCACTCGTAACTTAGCGATGGGACATTTTTGCGACTTGAATTTGTAGGTGATGTGCATCTAAGGTATTCTAAACCGATGTTCGGCTCatatcggctcggccgacgcctGCCGACGCGTCGACGTCTGTTTCGCTCTTATGCGATTCCGCGTTCGATGTGGGTAGGCCCTAAgtctagagacatgaaatttggcatggattttttcaaaacaaaatagtaAGCCATCCATTTCCAACCAACCATATCCAATTAAGTTGCATTACTTTAAAACTTTAACAAATATTTCTTTACGTGTGTAAGGAATTCTGAACAACTGTCTTGATAAAACATAATACATGAACAACATAGTTCAGCGTCGCATCACATTAACATATCAAAAAGAAGCAGCACATTGTTCAAACAATTATGTTTCACTTCACGCCGTCTGTCCATCtctatatgtatttatatgtatgcatgcgcttagatttttttaacactatcggccccagtgacacaacgtttgtgactttttagttcttactcctatgccagtgacacgtatttgtgactgacTAGCGTAAGAGTTTAGTGGATCtcattcggctccggcaacgttcctaagcccttacgctataCCAAGCCTTTAAACGGTACGAATTATTATGACACGAcatgcgtgtcactggcataggagtaagaactaaaaagtcacagacgttgtgtcactggcaccggaatgtattacgtctgtgacacgtatacgtgtcactggcatagaagtgactgctgtggcatagcgtaagagcttagtggatcgtagccggggccgaacgtgttaaatTACGAAATGGtttttaatgcggttttcatCCATTGTGATTCAAGAGAAAGGTTTTTGCTATAACATATACAAACTAGCGACGCGCCCCACCTCTGCGCGGGTGTAATTTTCAGGTAAGGTAAGTAACATTTAAAGTTACCCGCTTTGATTATGGACTTTCATTTTCTGCCTCTTTTACCTCCTTTACCACCCATACAAATCCGGGGCAGGTTGCTAGTAAATAACAAGTTTCACAATAAGTATACCTAAACATAACAAAACACGTCATCTTACTAGGAGTATATGAAATATAAGCTCAATTCTGCTGCTAAATGAGTAttgggtaaaaaatataaataaataaatatcatgggacacttgacaccaattgacctggtcccaaactaagcaaagcttgtactatggatactaggcaacggataaacatacttatatagataaatacatacttaaatacatattaaacacccaagacccgagaacaaacattcgtattattcatacaaatatctgccccggccgggaatcgaacccgggacctcaagcttcgtagtcaggttctctaaccacttggccatccggtcgtctacacatacacatacacatatacataggtattatttactagcttttgaattggtatgtagcttaaaccttatttgatcccacaggaaccattatttcggtataaaaagtaggctaGTGTTAATGCAGGGCaaatattacctgtatgccattTTCCATGCAAATccgtttttgcgtgaaagagtaacaaacatccatccatacaaactttcgcgtttataatattagtacgaaaGATTCTGTTCAGTCAGTCAGCTAGATTACcataaaatattggacacatttTTTCTATTGtcaataaaacagaaaattacaaaaatgaagcgcgtcaaagttcgggagtggggggggggggcgtgacgtcacgccctGCTAAACGTGGATCATTAATTGTCTATATCTTCaccatttttgtttaattaacaaaagaaaaaacacgtGTCGAATATTTTCTGGTAATCGACGAaccgattgttttttttagttcttttttaatgaaaagttAATTGATCAATTCAATGGTTCCAATGCTCTAGTCTAGTCgagtgtttttcaatctgttacttgtgactcttctggtgttgcatgtgtccatgggcgacggtaatcgcttaccatcaggcgatccgtttaaaaaaaactgtgggtcgcgacccTCCGGGGGTCGCGGATGCTCCTCgcagtatctttaaaatactgtcaccgttattgtgtatgactATTTAATGTTATGATTATCAACGTAATACTATACAAATAACTGTGATTGAAGGTAAGCAGGGGGCCGCCAAATATTTATCAAACAAAGCGGGGCcgcgtcctgaaaaagtttgaaaacactTCTCTAGTCAAAGTCTTTCAATTAAGTAAAAGTAGTACTTACTCATACTACAGACATTTTTCAAAGGTTAATTAGTCACCTAGTACTTCACGTTTGATAGATTGCCGAATTTATCttatctgatgatgatgactaaagtATGGAATCAACAATAAAGTAAGTTgtgaaattttcataaaaacaataaaacgtaTCAAAATGGAAAACATATCTGACTGAAGTTCAAGACAAGTcaggtcaaaatatctttattcaatttaggcctgtctgtctgtccgtccgcgcaaaatatttaactttacagtgcaaattttcattaaaatcgagcgagcgagagtatatcaaacttacaaggaaatctataagggttaagttttcttgagaattattagtagtttacgagttaatagcagcctaaggtataaaatatacctaaacttggaatattccgtacaaaatacaaaatatttggaaaaatattactttattttttcgtaatggctacggaaccctatttcgggcgtgtccgacacgctcttggccggttttttaattttactctaACACTgaaggtatattattattttaaaaaaatcaaaataaaaacaatgaacTCAATGAATTCAGCACTGAATGTGAACCAATTTAAGAACCGGCTCGACCAACACATTAATAGTACAAAGAATACTTaaccaaggaacagctagatacaggcacctatcagttgcttgcaactgcctgcctgataatttatataataataataataataatgaccaATGCAGTTTTAATATTACGTTTTTATctcaaatattagtttttatctaaaattgctaaaagtggctccggagcggtaatgtttcgtgtgctctgcctaccccatttgggaatacaggcgtgatgtttgagTGTGTGTGTTATCTCAAATACGATATCTGCTGTTTAATTGAGttgatgttatattataaaaagaaacattATGATTGCAATTAAATCATAATGTCTCAAAATGTGGTTATTGGTCAAATCGTCATACCCTTCattgataattaatttaattaacaacatGTAGAATTGATTAAGCAATAACAGAATGAATAAAACTGTAGGAAAAATAAGCTGGTaacatactaatataatataagtcaCAAAAAAGCCAAACAGATTTGGACAAAATTTCACAGCTAAAGTTGCaagttaaaaatgtaaaaaatttaCAACAGAGTTCTTACAATATCAACATAGTAGTAGGTAAATTACGTAATTAACAAAAATGACAACTCGATAACACACCAACtagcaaaaaacataaacaaacattatttacataacATTGTCATGTCACATTTAAAATATGACAACAGTATAAATAcctaatacctaagtacttttCATTTCATCACACCATACATGTGTTGTAGTATTAGTACCAGAATGGCATGaatgcattttattaaattttttactcCTACTGTATAACTCctgtttttcaagttttttttaacactagctgttgccgcatagaatttggttatcgctatcctacaggaactatgcaattctccaggataaaaactatcctatatccttccctaGGCCTCAAAcaatctgtataccaaatttcatctaaatcggttcagcggtttagatgtaaagaggtaacaagcaaacaaacaaacagacttacaaacttttgcatttataatattagtggaatataATGCTGCCCTCTCAAGGCAAAAGGCAGATTCTCAAAAACAACACTTTAGTTATTTATACTTGTAGTGTGTTTTGAGGGTAGGCAGCAGCAATGCTGTCTACCCCGTTGTGGGTGGCGCACTCCTACAGGCACAAAACAGggttaaattttaacaaaagcttTATAAACCAGGTTTCACACACACTAAACTAACACTAATTTTAGAActaatttttttactgaagctatGAATAAAAAGCAGAATACAAAAATTAGTTTTGTTACTTACACAGTCTCCGAGTTTAAAATGGGCCTTGAAAGCCATACTGGCTTCAGCAGATAGGTCCTTCATTGCATCCTCTAGCTGAGCCTTATCCAGTGGGCCATCACTAACTAAGCCATTGCACTTTAAATCCAAACTTGTGCCCGGGGAAGTACCTAAGATGATGAATGACTCTTCCTCAATCACATCAGAATTGTGTGCCATTTTGAAACATTaaactgaaaaagaaaaatctttaAAAGACCGAATTTTCGAGAGCAAAAAAATCAACTGATCGAGATTACCTccaatttaagaaaaataaacaaagctaCAATTGCGACTCATTTATTACGCTCATTTGAAACACCGTTGCCGCTGACACGGTGTATTTGGACACCCAAGATAGTAGCGAAAAGAATGATGATAGTGTTATTAAAATACTTTAGCATGCGTGAGTATTTCTACGAACGAAACCTATAAATAAATTGCGAAATCGCCACTTGACATTTTTAAGTACTTTCGAAGGTTGTTTGACCATGGTTTGACCACTTACCGGAGAAGCCTTCAAATAAATGCAgacagtaaatattttatgtggTTCAGCACTTGTTTACTGAAGACATGGAATGTACTTGTACTAAACGATATTTTTGTTATCGCCACAAGATGAAAACTATAGTGCCGTAAGTGCCGAATTCGGAACGGAAATCCTACGCGTGACGTATAACCAAGCAAGAGGAAAAACCACAGACTGTtgaaaaaaacaacataaacaaACACGTATGAGATGGGCCTTTCCGTGGGCCATTAACAATCAGTCATCATAAAAAAtagagaaatagaaataacAGTAATCGATGGAAATCGTTTGAAAATCGATTACAATCAAAAATCGCTTGTTAGAATCGACAGGTGATGTTTACACGACAGCCTATTATTAGCGATTTAttctcaaaaatgtaaattataaaccacgaataaaaaatacaaacagcgATATTTTCGGTCCGGTGAACTGTAGtgactgtaaaaaaaatcaagttttcgCAGTTTTTTGCCACGTTCATTCGTGGATTCGTTGTTGAGTCGGGtcgtacaataaataaaaaataaaaaaacaaccaacctgcagggctactacgcaactcgaaactcgaagttcttgtcataccgtccctctcgctctcgtattaattagtttaagtgtcagagaccgcacgacaggaacttcgagtttcgcggttcgtagtagccctgctgacatgACAGCTGGTTGACTGACAGTGACAGCTCTAGCCAGACAGCtccgaaaaaaagaaagaaaggtggGTGAAGGGAACCCAGCTGGTTCGATTCAAAGTACAAGAAAACATTTGGAATAATCTTATTCTGAGAGAAATGTCTAATCAAAATACTTTGGATTTGCACTACGTACAGCAGAGCTTCCTTCGAAGCCTCAAAGAAGAGGATGATGTTGTCGTGGAAGCTTATATTGACGGTTATAACGAACTCGTCAAGTAAGTAAAAATTCATTATTGTGAAACGTCCCAGTAGTTTTGttgataaaatattaatgaTAGTAATTGTTTAGGTTCTTAAACCTCATCGGATCGGTGTTCTCGTTCGTGAGTAGTGacgtaaaaagtaaaattaaggTAATGGAGAAACACAAGGATGGCGACGACGCTATTTATTACGaatcctttaaaaaaatgatgaagtatGAGAAGGAAACAAGTTTGCATGAGAAAAATGGGTTCGTTTCTGGCTCAAGGACGATGCTGCGGCTGCACAGAGGCCTAGGTCAGTTGTTTACCGCTTTATTTTATCCGTTAACATGGGACTGGTAAGTGTGTATCTTGTCAAATTAACGCTGATGAGACGATAATTTCTCACGTCATTGTTTCTGCATAGATACATGGTTACAGGCTTTGAAAACTCTTAAACATGGTGAAACTTTGAATGTGATACTTTAAATTAGTGTTTCAAGCTTGGTTAATACTGGACAATTATAATATAGTCTTTTGTTCAACTTAGttaaaattaacctaaataaAATTTGTGGCTGCTGTACATTCTTCAGTAGCTgcagataaattttatttcacctTACTATACCTTGTTCATACTAAATTAAGAAACTGACAgattaatttttgttaaaaaaaaagtatttgatttattttaagatGATTTAATCAATAATCAACAAACAAAACTTATATGTTTGATAACACTAAACAAAGAAACCAAGTACTAACAATGAGTAGGTATGAGTAGTTATTTCTAAACAagctttattttacttttttccaGATTTTATAAGACTATTCCTAAGAAGACTAAGTGAGGCAGACGATACTGTAAACACATGCACTGTGTGTCAGAACTCATACAATGAAACATTGGCAGAGTTCCATCCGTGGTACATTAGAAAAGCAGCTACTTTGGCTATGCATGCATTGCCGACTAGACCTGATTTactaaaaaaagtaagtgaatttaagtaaataaaataaatatataaatatcatgggacacttgacaccaattgacctagtctcaaactaagcaaagcttgtacttggcaactaataaacatacttaaatacatattaattgcACTCTTTTTTGCCCCAAGGCCTCTCTCCGCAGCTTTAAATCCGGCCCTGACAAAGTGAAATAAGCAGTTAGCGACTATGAGCTGCACCAATGCATTCAAAGgcgattttgtcatttttgtactAACTTTTTGAGGATTTTTGGCGCCTTAACCACGCAGCGTGCGACGTCTGTGCATAAAAAATACGCCGTTTTCACTTATGAGCGTCAAAAAATATACCACTTGTTTGGTTTAGAAAACCTCTTGTGACAAGAAACTGCATTCATAAACCGcaactgatttttttatatgaatttcACATCATTCATTGTTTTTTGGTAGCGTCATAGTAGCCAAGAACTACCTTCCTTAtatttgcttttaaaatatCTTTGCCTGATAAGGACAATGAATTGGCATAATATTGAAACTATTATAACTATGTGCTTGAAACCGCACATTACTGATAAGGAGTTAATACTTTTTGATAAGAAATTGCCAGTGAGTTTAGTTCTAATTGCCTGAGATAGTGaaagataaaaatacttacGCAATATCAGACTGACTGCAGACAATTAAAaatgtgttgttgttgttttattttttcttttcacagGGATATATGCTCTATTGACTTAAGTACAGTAGCCATATAAACACTGGAGCTGTctaggtgctcaaaaatatctgaacactcaCAAAGATTGATAAggttgtgttcagatattttaatgcACCGCTTGACTAGGCAGCTCCAGTGTTTATGGTGAAGAAGTTtggtagttgaaataaaataacagataaacaatttatgatattagttaGCTATACTTACGTAACTAGCTGTTGTCTTCGACTTCATCTGGGAAGAATTCGTTTAACGCGCGCCCGCGAGCACGATCCCGATAAATCATAAAAACACCTGTCCCCTATTGTATATCATTCTCAGGATTTCATACTATtaccataccaaattttatcagtTCATCACAATCGATTCGGTTCGATTTTGCAC
This portion of the Choristoneura fumiferana chromosome 14, NRCan_CFum_1, whole genome shotgun sequence genome encodes:
- the LOC141434737 gene encoding ceramide-1-phosphate transfer protein — translated: MSNQNTLDLHYVQQSFLRSLKEEDDVVVEAYIDGYNELVKFLNLIGSVFSFVSSDVKSKIKVMEKHKDGDDAIYYESFKKMMKYEKETSLHEKNGFVSGSRTMLRLHRGLDFIRLFLRRLSEADDTVNTCTVCQNSYNETLAEFHPWYIRKAATLAMHALPTRPDLLKKIFGTDDSLTAALVVLPETLSSCDEVYQRVNQLYTDFDFHGLP